The stretch of DNA ATTGTGGTCGCCATTGTGCGGCCACCGCCCCTCGACTCTCCATACTATGCCACCACTCCATCATCTTGCATCGCTTTCCTATTCCATACCATTTCCTGCATAGCGCGGCACCTGCATTCACTGCTTCAACACTCTCTTCACTACGCCTGGCGCGTATCTACTGCGTTCCTTCAGCATCGATCGAAGACATCACGGACCATCACACACACTGAACCCGCTTTCCAGGCCAACCCGACTTTCGCTGTTGGCGCCAGCCATGGCACCCTCAGAGAACCAACAGCAACTACCACATCCTGCGCCTCCATCTCTTTCCGCTGGCGACCATGAGTCGCGCGACTACTACGCTGCACAGGATGCATCACGACCTCCCTCACAAAACGAACCTTACCCGACACCTTACCTCGGTCTTCGAGCTAGACTCTCGCAGACATGGATCAATCGCTGGACCATTCTACTCCTACTCGTACTAATCCGAACCATATTCGCCATCGCAAGCGTGGACGACAATCTTGGCATTGCCCGAAAGCAAGCCCTGAGCGCCTGCACTTCCGTCGAAGATGTGGGCTCCGCAATGGCGAGCATGCCACACTACATGAGCTCAGGCTTGAACGAACTTACCGCTGAGGGCATCGAAAAAGCCATCAACGGACTGATGCAAATGCTCGTTCTCAGCATCACCGGAGTCGAGGAAATCGTCGTCTTTGTCATCAACATGCTGACACAAACCTACGTCTGTCTAATCACCCTTGCTATCAGCGGCGGTCTACATGTCGCTGTCTCAGTAGCCGAAGACGTGGGTGATTTCCTCAACTCTACCGCCAAAGACGTGGGAAAGGGGCTCGGTGATGTCGCCGAAGATTTCCAGAAAGCTATGAACGCTTTCATGGACGGAATCAACGACATAGGCAATTTCTTTACTGGAGACAACGACAAGCCTCCGACCGTCAATTTCCAAGACGCAATCCAGAAACTGGACAATCTACAGCTACCTAGCGGCTACGACCAAGGCCTCCAAAATCTGAACAAGTCTATTCCGACATTTGCGCAAGTCAACAATCTCACGCAAACCGCCATCAGGTTTCCCTTTGAGGAGGTCAAGAAGCTGCTGAATGATAGCTTGCCAAGGTACACGATGAATCGCTCAATGTTCCCAGTGCCCGCCAAGGAGCGGCTCACATTCTGCTCCGACAACAACGGCGTGAATGACTTCTTTGATGACCTCGTCAACATCGAGCGCCTAGCAAAGAAGACCTTCTACGCCGTACTTATCACACTGGCAGTATTGGCTATGGCGCCCATGGCTTGGCGCGAAATTCGTCGTTGGCGCATGATGCAAGAGAGAGCCAAAATCGTCAAAGATGAAGCACATGACTCTATGGACGCC from Cercospora beticola chromosome 1, complete sequence encodes:
- a CDS encoding uncharacterized protein (BUSCO:EOG09261VUC); translation: MAPSENQQQLPHPAPPSLSAGDHESRDYYAAQDASRPPSQNEPYPTPYLGLRARLSQTWINRWTILLLLVLIRTIFAIASVDDNLGIARKQALSACTSVEDVGSAMASMPHYMSSGLNELTAEGIEKAINGLMQMLVLSITGVEEIVVFVINMLTQTYVCLITLAISGGLHVAVSVAEDVGDFLNSTAKDVGKGLGDVAEDFQKAMNAFMDGINDIGNFFTGDNDKPPTVNFQDAIQKLDNLQLPSGYDQGLQNLNKSIPTFAQVNNLTQTAIRFPFEEVKKLLNDSLPRYTMNRSMFPVPAKERLTFCSDNNGVNDFFDDLVNIERLAKKTFYAVLITLAVLAMAPMAWREIRRWRMMQERAKIVKDEAHDSMDAVYLVSRPYTSGFGLWISKRFSARRRALVRWSVAYATTVPALFVLSLAIAGLLSCLCQYILLQALKQEIPKLENQIVGFTDKVIFQLNNASEQWAVGTNAIINDTNTDINNDVFGWVNTTTGAVNNTLNVFVDEMTGALNTTFGGTVLYDPILEVLNCLILLKIQGIQKGLTWVSEHAKIDIPQLRNDTFSLGTMAKVGDAESSILATGPDGAAADAISDAVRFVIRSLESAIRQEAIISTCVLLIWVIIALMGLGRAIFLMCGEDTGSGITATPKLRRSSSSARTEKVELKEFPRYERAANVTQPGNHQANLYNGQSYTLTPAPMPVLNRNRATPVPAGSPPPLRSNPFFSSSSFEPPQRNPFADPGR